The nucleotide window GTGCGCCGGCGCCGGATGCTTCCGACGACCGCATAAAATTCTCCATCCTTTGAAGGGGTTTAGACCCAAACCAACCTTGCCCTTAACAAGGTATGAATCAGGTCGGCATCGCTTGTCCAGAGCGTCGCCTGGGCCGTTTTGGGCGGAATTGGAAAAAGCGGAGTCAGCTGAATCACTTAGCCGAAAGAAAAAATCTTCCAAAGAGCGATCGCATGGATTTCGGCATGGGAGGTGCCCCGGGGGAGGGCCTTGCCGTCCCCCGGATTGTGCCTAGCCGGCCAGAATGCGGTCCAGAATCTCACCCACATTGCGGCTGAGACTGTGCTGCTCCTTGAGCGCGCGCAGCGCTTCGAGGCCGGCTTCGCGGCGCGACGTTTCCAATATGGGCAGGATGCGGAAGCCGGTCAGAATGCGCGAGGCCACCTGCGGGTTTACCTTGTCGATCTCGACAACCGCTTCGGTAATGAACCGGAAGCCGGCACCGTCTACGCGCGCAAACTGCGTCGGATTGCTCATGACGAAACTGCCCAATAGCGAGCGCAGGCGATTGGGGTTGGTCTTTGGAAAGTCTGGGGCCGCCAGAATGGCGCGCATCCGCTCTATCACCTCGTGATCGGGAGCCTGGGCCGAGGCCGTGAGCCACTTGTCGAACACCAGCGGGTCGCCGGCAAAGCGGGTGCGGAACTCGCCGAGCAGCGCGGGCGCATCCGCGGTCCAATGATGCGCAGAAATGGCCATGGCCGCATATCGATCGGTCATATTGGTGGCATCATGGAATTGTTGCGCGGCCAGCGCTGCGCCCTGCGCCGACCCGGCCACCAGCAAGGACAGAAGGCCGTTGCGCAGCGAGCGCCGGCCGGCCTGTCCGGCATCAGGGCTATAGGGGGCATTTGTACCAAGCGCGGCATAGGCGGCAGCGAGCTTGTCGCTTACCGGCGAAACCAATGCGGCAATTAGGGCCTTGCGGGCCTCCGATACGGCATCTGGATCGACATCTCTGCCGATGTTTCGGCTGACCACGGTCTCAGCGGGAATGCTCAACGCCTGAGCCTTGAAGGCGTCGTCGAGGTCCGGATTGTCCAGCGTATCGACCAGCGCCGCGCGCAAGGCGTCTACCTCGGCATCGGACCAGGCCTTGCCCTGTGCCGCATTGGCGATCAGCGCTATGGAGGCCGTTTGCAGGGCATCCCAGCGATTGAAGGGATCGCTGTCATGGCGCGCAAGGAACAGCAATTCGGCCTGTCCGAGATTGGTGCTGACCTTGACCGGCGCGGAAAAGCCCCGGAACAGCGAAGGCACCGGCTTATTGGCGACGCCGGTAAAGGTCAGGGTGGCGCTGTCGCCCTCAAGTAGGATCAGGTCGCCTTCGACGGTACCGCCGGAAACCCCATTCCAACCCATGGGGCTGCCGTTGGGGCCGATCAGCCCGAAGCGGACCGGGATCAAAAGTGGCTTCTTGGTTGGCTCGCCAGGGGTCGGGTCGACCTTCTGCGTCAGCGTCAGCGTATAGGTCTGGCTCGCCGCGTCATAATTGTCGGAAACGCCGATCTGTGGCGTCCCGGCCTGCAAATACCAGGTCACAAACTGGCTGAGATCACGGCCGCTGGAGTCCTCGAACACTTTGATAAAGGCTTCAATCGTCGTGGCATCGCCATCATGGCGCTCGAAATAGAGATCCATGGCCTTGCGGAATCCAGCTTCGCCCAAAAGCGTAGCCAGCATGCGGACAATCTCGGCACCCTTCTCATAGACCGTGGTGGTATAGAAGTTGTTGATTTCGCGGAAACTGTCCGGGCGCGGCGGGTGGGCGAGGGGGCCGCCA belongs to Devosia sp. XK-2 and includes:
- the pepN gene encoding aminopeptidase N codes for the protein MRIESEQTVYLKDYAPTPYRIVSVELDFKILEESTRVRAQLTIEPRKKTAPGTPLVLNGDELKLDSVALDGAPLKQSAYASDPNSLTLVEPPHRRFVLETEVTLKPEANTKLMGLYRSGGTWCTQCEPEGFRRITYYLDRPDILAPFKVRMSAPKAVAPVLLANGNLVDQGELGDGTHFAVWEDPFLKPAYLFALVAGDLGSIKDSFTTMSGREVELGIYCAHGKEAECTYAMDSLKRSMAWDERRFGREYDLDVFNIVAVSDFNFGAMENKGLNIFNDRLVFAKPETATDANYHGIERVIAHEYFHNWTGNRITCRDWFQLCLKEGLTVFRDQEFTSDERSRPVQRIHDVQNLRTSQFPEDGGPLAHPPRPDSFREINNFYTTTVYEKGAEIVRMLATLLGEAGFRKAMDLYFERHDGDATTIEAFIKVFEDSSGRDLSQFVTWYLQAGTPQIGVSDNYDAASQTYTLTLTQKVDPTPGEPTKKPLLIPVRFGLIGPNGSPMGWNGVSGGTVEGDLILLEGDSATLTFTGVANKPVPSLFRGFSAPVKVSTNLGQAELLFLARHDSDPFNRWDALQTASIALIANAAQGKAWSDAEVDALRAALVDTLDNPDLDDAFKAQALSIPAETVVSRNIGRDVDPDAVSEARKALIAALVSPVSDKLAAAYAALGTNAPYSPDAGQAGRRSLRNGLLSLLVAGSAQGAALAAQQFHDATNMTDRYAAMAISAHHWTADAPALLGEFRTRFAGDPLVFDKWLTASAQAPDHEVIERMRAILAAPDFPKTNPNRLRSLLGSFVMSNPTQFARVDGAGFRFITEAVVEIDKVNPQVASRILTGFRILPILETSRREAGLEALRALKEQHSLSRNVGEILDRILAG